One Phaseolus vulgaris cultivar G19833 chromosome 2, P. vulgaris v2.0, whole genome shotgun sequence DNA window includes the following coding sequences:
- the LOC137811809 gene encoding serine decarboxylase 1-like isoform X2: MAGSVDVLAPDSSINGTMKPLPEVFNSTAFITDHVHVPLMAEEDDIAGKGEAQNGTENGERNIVLGRNIHTMCLEVSEPDIDDEVTGEREAYMASVLAKYKKSLTERTKYHLGYPYNLDFDYEALSQLQHFSINNLGDPFIESNYGVHSRQFEVGVLDWFARLWELEKDEYWGYITNCGTEGNLHGILVGREVFPDGILYASEESHYSVFKAARMYRMECVKIDTLCSGEIDCDDFKAKLLCHKDKPAIVNVNIGTTVKGAVDDLDLVIKKIEEAGFSRDSFYIHCDGALFGLMLPFVKRAPKVSFKKPIGSVSVSGHKFVGSRNGHAPIFLWYSLNMKGYRGLQKEVQKCLRNAHYFKGQLVEAGIGAMVNELSSTVVFERPHDEEFVHKWQLACQGNIAHVVVMPNVTIEKLHDFLNELLQKRQEWFRDGKCQPRCIASAVGHENCLCFIHR; encoded by the exons ATGGCTGGAAGTGTTGATGTTTTAGCTCCTGATTCCAGCATTAATGGAACAATGAAACCTTTGCCTGAGGTTTTCAATTCCACGGCTTTTATAACAGATCATGTACATGTACCACTCATGGCCGAAGAGGATGACATTGCAGGCAAGGGAGAGGCTCAGAATGGTACAGAAAATGGGGAGAGAAATATTGTCCTGGGAAGAAATATCCATACCATGTGCCTTGAAGTCTCAGAGCCTGATATAGATGATGAGGTTACTGGTGAAAGGGAAGCTTATATGGCAAGTGTGTTGGCTAAATACAAAAAATCTCTGACTGAAAGGACAAAATATCATTTAG GTTACCCCTATAATTTGGATTTTGACTATGAGGCACTCTCTCAACTTCAGCACTTTTCTATCAACAACTTGGGAGATCCATTTATTGAAAGCAACTATGGTGTCCACTCGAGGCAGTTTGAGGTTGGTGTTTTGGACTGGTTTGCGAGGTTGTGGGAATTGGAGAAAGACGAGTACTGGGGCTATATAACAAACTGTGGCACAGAAGGCAATCTCCATGGAATCCTTGTTGG GAGAGAGGTTTTCCCAGATGGGATTTTATATGCCTCAGAGGAGTCACATTATTCTGTATTCAAAGCTGCTCGTATGTACAGAATGGAATGTGTGAAGATTGACACACTTTGTTCTGGTGAAATTGACTGTGATGATTTCAAGGCCAAGCTTCTTTGTCACAAGGACAAGCCAGCGATTGTGAATGTGAACATAG GTACAACTGTGAAAGGAGCTGTGGATGACCTTGACCTGGTTATAAAGAAAATTGAGGAAGCAGGATTTTCACGTGACAGCTTCTACATTCATTGTGATGGGGCTCTGTTTGGTCTCATGTTACCTTTTGTGAAACGT GCTCCAAAAGTTTCTTTCAAGAAGCCTATAGGGAGTGTGAGTGTTTCTGGGCACAAGTTCGTGGGAAGCAGGAACGGGCACGCCCCCATATTCCTCTGGTACAGTCTAAACATGAAAGGGTACAGAGGTTTGCAGAAAGAGGTGCAGAAGTGCTTGCGCAATGCACACTACTTCAAAGGTCAGCTTGTGGAGGCAGGCATTGGAGCAATGGTGAACGAGCTGAGCAGCACGGTTGTGTTCGAGAGACCACATGATGAGGAGTTCGTGCACAAGTGGCAGTTGGCATGCCAAGGAAACATTGCTCATGTGGTGGTGATGCCAAATGTCACCATAGAGAAGCTTCATGATTTTCTCAATGAACTCCTGCAGAAGCGTCAAGAGTGGTTCCGAGATGGGAAGTGCCAACCACGTTGTATAGCTTCTGCTGTGGGACATGAAAATTGCCTCTGTTTTATCCATAGGTGA
- the LOC137811809 gene encoding serine decarboxylase 1-like isoform X1, with amino-acid sequence MAEFWLEAHGLFVALRFFFLFDNQLVCSVCQIISCAASSKMAGSVDVLAPDSSINGTMKPLPEVFNSTAFITDHVHVPLMAEEDDIAGKGEAQNGTENGERNIVLGRNIHTMCLEVSEPDIDDEVTGEREAYMASVLAKYKKSLTERTKYHLGYPYNLDFDYEALSQLQHFSINNLGDPFIESNYGVHSRQFEVGVLDWFARLWELEKDEYWGYITNCGTEGNLHGILVGREVFPDGILYASEESHYSVFKAARMYRMECVKIDTLCSGEIDCDDFKAKLLCHKDKPAIVNVNIGTTVKGAVDDLDLVIKKIEEAGFSRDSFYIHCDGALFGLMLPFVKRAPKVSFKKPIGSVSVSGHKFVGSRNGHAPIFLWYSLNMKGYRGLQKEVQKCLRNAHYFKGQLVEAGIGAMVNELSSTVVFERPHDEEFVHKWQLACQGNIAHVVVMPNVTIEKLHDFLNELLQKRQEWFRDGKCQPRCIASAVGHENCLCFIHR; translated from the exons TTGGCTTGAGGCTCATGGTTTATTTGTTGCACTTAGGTTCTTCTTTTTGTTTGATAACCAACTTGTGTGTTCTGTCTGTCAGATAATTTCTTGTGCTGCAAGTAGCAAGATGGCTGGAAGTGTTGATGTTTTAGCTCCTGATTCCAGCATTAATGGAACAATGAAACCTTTGCCTGAGGTTTTCAATTCCACGGCTTTTATAACAGATCATGTACATGTACCACTCATGGCCGAAGAGGATGACATTGCAGGCAAGGGAGAGGCTCAGAATGGTACAGAAAATGGGGAGAGAAATATTGTCCTGGGAAGAAATATCCATACCATGTGCCTTGAAGTCTCAGAGCCTGATATAGATGATGAGGTTACTGGTGAAAGGGAAGCTTATATGGCAAGTGTGTTGGCTAAATACAAAAAATCTCTGACTGAAAGGACAAAATATCATTTAG GTTACCCCTATAATTTGGATTTTGACTATGAGGCACTCTCTCAACTTCAGCACTTTTCTATCAACAACTTGGGAGATCCATTTATTGAAAGCAACTATGGTGTCCACTCGAGGCAGTTTGAGGTTGGTGTTTTGGACTGGTTTGCGAGGTTGTGGGAATTGGAGAAAGACGAGTACTGGGGCTATATAACAAACTGTGGCACAGAAGGCAATCTCCATGGAATCCTTGTTGG GAGAGAGGTTTTCCCAGATGGGATTTTATATGCCTCAGAGGAGTCACATTATTCTGTATTCAAAGCTGCTCGTATGTACAGAATGGAATGTGTGAAGATTGACACACTTTGTTCTGGTGAAATTGACTGTGATGATTTCAAGGCCAAGCTTCTTTGTCACAAGGACAAGCCAGCGATTGTGAATGTGAACATAG GTACAACTGTGAAAGGAGCTGTGGATGACCTTGACCTGGTTATAAAGAAAATTGAGGAAGCAGGATTTTCACGTGACAGCTTCTACATTCATTGTGATGGGGCTCTGTTTGGTCTCATGTTACCTTTTGTGAAACGT GCTCCAAAAGTTTCTTTCAAGAAGCCTATAGGGAGTGTGAGTGTTTCTGGGCACAAGTTCGTGGGAAGCAGGAACGGGCACGCCCCCATATTCCTCTGGTACAGTCTAAACATGAAAGGGTACAGAGGTTTGCAGAAAGAGGTGCAGAAGTGCTTGCGCAATGCACACTACTTCAAAGGTCAGCTTGTGGAGGCAGGCATTGGAGCAATGGTGAACGAGCTGAGCAGCACGGTTGTGTTCGAGAGACCACATGATGAGGAGTTCGTGCACAAGTGGCAGTTGGCATGCCAAGGAAACATTGCTCATGTGGTGGTGATGCCAAATGTCACCATAGAGAAGCTTCATGATTTTCTCAATGAACTCCTGCAGAAGCGTCAAGAGTGGTTCCGAGATGGGAAGTGCCAACCACGTTGTATAGCTTCTGCTGTGGGACATGAAAATTGCCTCTGTTTTATCCATAGGTGA
- the LOC137809741 gene encoding uncharacterized protein, with translation MGNCGSNPKTDEGPMDMPEPMTREIKVEQKENELNIDTNKEETLNDNKEETLNDSDNKSLRNLLDEKVDEAPKIEEVKAEAKAEEPKTEVVKVEEEKPKAEEEAKIEA, from the exons ATGGGAAACTGTGGTAGCAATCCCAAGACCGATGAGGGTCCTATGGACATGCCTGAGCCTATGACCAGAGAGATCAAAGTTGAGCAGAAGGAGAATGAACTAAATATTGACACCAACAAGGAGGAAACCCTAAATGACAACAAGGAAGAAACCCTAAATGACTCCGACAATAAGTCTCTGAGAAACTTGCTTGATGAG AAAGTAGATGAGGCACCGAAGATAGAGGAAGTAAAAGCTGAAGCGAAGGCAGAAGAACCTAAAACTGAGGTGGTAAAGGTCGAAGAAGAGAAGCCGAAAGCAGAAGAAGAGGCGAAGATTGAGGCCTAA